Below is a window of Ralstonia nicotianae DNA.
CGGGAAAGCTACCGGGTCAAGTTCGATGCAGCCGCCAAGAACCGATTTGGCCAGCTCATCAAGGCGCTGGGCGTGGACCGAGCGTTCGCGGCTGAGCTGTTCGACCTGGACAAGCAGGTCGGAACCCTCGCGCGGCGCTTGAGCACAGTACAGGAGGCCCTGGATGAGGACGAGGGGCAACAACTGGTCGTTGATCGCGAGCGCAACCGCGTGCAGCGAGCAAGAGTCGAGGATGCTTTCAAGGCCGCGTTCAAGTCTGTGGCAGGGCAGGAAACGGACGGCGTGTCGCCCCTTCAGGCTTACGACCAGTTGGTCTACGCGCTGCACCTGAAGCATCCGAACGTCTCCCCGGCGGATGCCAGCTCGGCTCAGCGTGCATTGAAGCTTACCAATGACTGGCTGGCTTCGCTGGGGTCCCCCGGGCGGAACTTCGAAGAGTTCTTGGCCAAAACGCGCAGCGTTGTATCGGCGACTTGCGTCGGTGTCGGGCAGACGCGTATCAAGATCGAGACGCAGGTGTTCGACTGGGTCATCGTTGACGAAGCTGCCCGGTGCACGCCTGGCGAGTTGGCGGTGCCCATCCAGATGGCCAAGCGCGTTCTGTTGGTGGGCGACCACCTGCAGCTGCTGCCAATGATGGACGACCAAATGCTCAGCGACCTCAAGGAGGTTGAGCCGGACGTCTCGTTCGAGGAACTCGCGCGCAGCGATTTCGAGCGCGCCTTTACGTCGACCTATGGCCAGTCCATTGGCGTGCGGTTGACAGAACAGTACCGGATGGACGGCGCGATCTGCGACATGGTTTCGGAATGCTTCTACGAGGAGAGCGGCATCCGGCTGGTGACCTCTGCGGCGCGAAAGTCGGTACTGCAGTCGACCGACTTTGGGGTGCCGTGGTTGTCCAAGCCGCTCGTCTGGGTCGATGCTAGTAGCGAGCACATGAACTCCGAATACCGTCCTGAGGGTGAGACCACTATCCACAACCGCAGCGAAGTTGACGCAGTCATAGCGGTGCTGGAGACGCTAGCGGCGGACAAGGCCTTGGTCTCGGCGCTGACGAAGCTTGACGATGAGACGCCAATCGGTGTCATTTGCATGTATGCAGGGCAGAAGCGTCAGATTGAGCTGGCGTGGTCGCGCCATCCGTTCGATCTGAAGTTCAAGCGCTTGGTGCGTATCGACACGATTGACTCCTACCAAGGCAAGGAGAACGCCATCGTCATCCTCTCCCTGGTGCGCAGCAATCCGAAGGGGTTGCCGGGACACGTGGAGGTCCCGAACCGCTGCAACGTGGCCGTTTCGCGTGCCCAGGAACGACTCATCGTTGTCGGAGATGCGGAAATGTGGGGGCGTAGGGTTGGTCCGAGGTCACCCATGCGCAGGGTCTTCGAGTACATGAAGAGCAATCCTGGCCACGCCACGTTCCTCAAGGCATCGGAGGTTGGATAAACATGGACGAGAACAACACTTTCGAGACGAACACGTTCGGATTCAACCTTCCTTGCCGTCAGTTCGTAATCGCGGCTGAGAGGACGAAGGAGCGTCGGTTGCCCATGGTGGATGAGTTCATCCTGAAAACTCTTCTCGTGGTGAAGTCCATCTCAGCGGATAGGCTGGCGCGCTTCTTCGGCTTTGAAGGTCGGGACCTGGGCATCGCCGTCTCTGATCTCCAGTCGCGCAGCTTGGTCACGTTGGATGGCGACAACCTTAGCTTGCACCCCTCGGCGAAGGAGATGTTTCGAACTTCTACCGAAGACGCGCCGACCATCACGGTTGCAGAGCCGTTGAACGCAGACGTCTGGTTCGATCTGGTGACCAAGCACATGGTGAGCGGCCGAGGACTGCGCAACGTCCAGCACCTCATTCCACTTCCGCTGCGTCAGCAGATCGACGAGGCGGAGGCTCGCGTGGCGTTCTACGATAATTTCCGGGATTACTTGCGCATCGCCCGCAACGATCAGAAGGCGGACCAGTGGAGCCTTTACTCCATCCTTGATGTGCACGCTGGCCGCTACAGTTTTGTCCAGATTGGCGGTAGCGAGCGGCTGACCTTGCAAGGTGCGCCCAGGCTCGAGTCACACTTAAATCTGCGCGAGACCGACTCAAGGGGGCGAGGAAAGCAACTCACAGAGGCGATGTCCATCGAGCTGAGAAAGCTGGACCACGTCAATCCGAGCCAAGCTTCCTCCAACGAGTTCGCTCGTATGTTCAATCACCAGGATTGGTCGCAGTGGTTCCGGGCTGAGGGGTACTTCGACTTGGCCCGCTGGTTTCAGCAGGAGATGAGCAGCACCTCGGACGGCACGGTTCCGCTGGTGGGCTACCCCTACGTTGAACGAAACCGACGAGCCATTACTTCACTGCTTGAGGATGCGCCGTTCGACTTCAGTGGGGACCATCATTGGCAGACTTGGTGGCTCAGGCCCGGCGGTTCGCTGTGGGGGGCAACGGAGGATCTACCGGCGACCCTCGAAGCGCTGCGCGGCGTCATCAGGGCGCGGACCAAAGGAGGGACGCTCTCGTCCGTCGTGATCTCGCCGGCCTCAGTGACCGACACTTTGTCAAAGACGTTCACGCGAGTCTTCGACATGGGTGTCCGCGCGCCAACAAAGAAGGTGCCAACTGCACTTGAGGTGGTCCTCATCGCTGAGCGGGTTGCCGTTGTTTCGGTGATGGTTGCGCTGAGCGAATCGGTGTGCGTGCCAATTGGCTATGCAACCAACGACGAGGCACGGATTCGGCGCATTGCGGAGCTGAGCGGCATTGGTGAGCTGGCCCGTGAAGGGACCCGGTTATGGCCACAACGGGGTCGCTAGACTGCCCGCCATTCTGATCAGCGGCTACTTGTGCAGCCCGATTCGCAGCGACGCGTGCATAGCGCTGAGCGCAAGGCAAATGTGCTCGATCTGATCCAGTGACGCTACTGCCAACGTTGGCTGGGCTTGCATGAGCGGTGGTTGAGCAAGAACGATAGTCACTGACCCGATGTCGGCAATGTGGCAGAGACGGTGACTTCAAGCTCCAGCCGAGGCCGACCGCAACCGCTGCATTTCAGACATTGGTCAGCATAAAGCGAATGGCCGTAATGGGGCAGTCGATAGCAGCCGCTCAGCGAGGACACAGTGAAAGCCCCCTAACTGACGACCTAACTCCCCCCATTTTCGTATAAGCACAGGCGGGACGAAATTCCCTACGCTACTGTCCGGTGCAACACTCAAGTTTCTATCACTGCTGTCATTCACCAGCCCTCATGAGGGGTCTTTGAAGCTGTCCCGGCACTTCGAGCCCAAGGTCCTGCGCTGGAAATGTCAGATCAACAGCCACAAGCTAGGTTTCTCGACGCAGTTGGCGTGTACGCATTGGCCACGCGTAATCCCAACGTTGGGGACGCGCTCCCACGCACAAGCAGATCGCCGTAGAGCGCGTTACGCCAGGCAACCGCCTCCACCCTACGCCGTCACAACCCCCCGCACCAACCGCCGCCGCACCACCACCCCCACAACCCCATCCCCTCCACCCCCCCGAGCCTCATCCAACGCCCCATCCGCCGCCTTGATGAGAACCTGCGGCAACACCCCCTCCTGCCCCCACCCGCTCGCCACCCCAACACTGACGGTGACATGGCCAGCCACCGCCGATCTCACATGCGGAATGGCCAGCGCCGCGACCGCCTCGCGCAGGCGCTGAGCGATCTTCTCGGCCGCCGGCAGATCGGTATCCTGCAGCAGCATCGCGAAGGTCCCGCTCCCATGGCGGGCAACCAGATCGCCATCGCGCCGGACGTGCTTGGCCAGACATTGCGCGACCGCGATCAGGCATTGGTCACCCTGGAACTGGCCGTATCGGTCGTTGAAATCCTTGAAGCCATCGATCTCGATCATCAGCGATGACAGCGGCGATCCGGCATGCGCGCCGCGCTGCCAGGCCTCGCTCAGGCCGGATTCGAAGGTGTGCCGGCTGGCGATGCCGGTGAGCGGGTCGTTGGCGGCGAGCCGTTTGAGTTCGGTGCGCGCGGCGGCCAGCCGCGAGTGCAGGACACTGTTCTCGATCAGCAGCAGCAACAGAATGAAGCTCGCCCCCATCAGCCCGAAAATGCGTCCGGCGTAGAAGCCGAGGTCGTAGCGTCCGCCGTTGAATACGGCACTGAGCGCGACATCGCAGATCCAGACGCACAGCACCACCATCAGCCAGATATCGAGGGTGAGATGCGGCTTGCTGCGCCACAGCACGGCCAGGGCCACCACGCAAAAGCACCATGTCGCCCCGGCCACCATCCACATGATCGACGTATAGCGATTCGCCACCATGATCGCGGGCAGCCAGTCCTGGCCCGCCGTGGCCAGTGCGACGCATGCGCCCGCCGCGCCCAGCACGGCGGGGATGATGAGCACGGTTGTCCGCCGCTTGAGCGTGCCGGCGGCGAAGCGGTCCGGTTCCCGGTCTTCCCGCACTTTGAGCACGGCATAGGCCATCACGAACAGCGGAAAGCCCGCATGCCAGAACATGTAGATCCAGGCCGTGCTCTGCGGCCCCGCACCGAGCAGGCCCCCGGGTGCAAACAGCCCGGGGAACGACAGCAGGTGCCCGATCGCGGCGGTTGCCGTGAACAGGTAGCCGCTCGCCAGCGCCAGCATGGCGCGCGAACGCGTGATGGCGAACTGGCCGAACAGCAGGGCGGAGGTCATCAGGTCATTGAGAATGAGCGCCGATTCGTAGGTCGGGATGAACGACGGAAGCTGCGCCAGCCGCACCTTGGCAAACGGCACCATCGAGATGAAGACCAGCAAGGACACCAGGGCAACGGCCCGCGCCATGCGATAGGTCCGGCGTCCCGGGGACAGGCTCAGCAGTAAGCCCGGCTGCACTTCAAGATATCCCGATGCCACGATTGCCCCTCTAGCAGCGGTGGTTGCGTCACGCGCTTTACCGTACCGCACGGCTTTTTTATGGTGCCGGCCACGCCCAGGCAACTGGGAATTCCCCCATTTGCCGGATTGAATGTTTCTCGACAAGGGCGCGTTGTGCGCCACCGATGGTTACTCACCGTTGATAGTCACGGGGTCGTCCGATGTCAACGCCACGCCACGGATTCGGACATGCGTGGTGCCCGCGGCGCTGGCGGGCGCGATCGCCGGGTGTCACGGATCGCGATGCAGATGTGGGATGGTGCCGTGGTGTTGGCTCATCCGCTTCGGGACCGCACAGAGGGGGCCGTTGTCGCGCTCCTGCATCGCCCTTCGCGCGGTGCGCTGTCGGATTGAGGCCGTCCGGTATGATGCATCGCACAGCACGCCACGCCCCCTTTGCGCTCGCGCATGCCCTTGGCGAATCGCGCCAGCCGGACCTTCGAATCGACCATCTTGACCCGCTCCCAACACCCCCAGCAGGGGATCGCATTCCTGATTGCCGCAGTCGCTTTCTTTGCTGTCTTCGACACGCTCACCAAATACATCAGCACCACGGTGCCGGTCGTCATGGCGCTCTGGTTCCGCTACCTGTTCCAGATGGTCGCCACAGGCGCCACGCTGCTGCCCAGCCGGGGGCGTTCGCTGCTGCGCACGCGCCGGCCGTGGCTGCAGGTGGTGCGCGGGCTGCTGCTGTTGCTGGTCAGCCTGTTCTCGTTCCTGAGCCTGCGGCGGATGCCGGTGGGGGACGTGACGGCCATCGTGATGCTGACGCCGCTGGTGGTCACGTTCGTCGCGGCCGTGTCGCTGGGCGAGCAGGTGTCCGCCACGCGCTGGATCTTCATGGCGGGCGGCTTCTTCGGGGCGTTGA
It encodes the following:
- a CDS encoding GGDEF domain-containing protein — encoded protein: MARAVALVSLLVFISMVPFAKVRLAQLPSFIPTYESALILNDLMTSALLFGQFAITRSRAMLALASGYLFTATAAIGHLLSFPGLFAPGGLLGAGPQSTAWIYMFWHAGFPLFVMAYAVLKVREDREPDRFAAGTLKRRTTVLIIPAVLGAAGACVALATAGQDWLPAIMVANRYTSIMWMVAGATWCFCVVALAVLWRSKPHLTLDIWLMVVLCVWICDVALSAVFNGGRYDLGFYAGRIFGLMGASFILLLLLIENSVLHSRLAAARTELKRLAANDPLTGIASRHTFESGLSEAWQRGAHAGSPLSSLMIEIDGFKDFNDRYGQFQGDQCLIAVAQCLAKHVRRDGDLVARHGSGTFAMLLQDTDLPAAEKIAQRLREAVAALAIPHVRSAVAGHVTVSVGVASGWGQEGVLPQVLIKAADGALDEARGGGGDGVVGVVVRRRLVRGVVTA